A region from the Medicago truncatula cultivar Jemalong A17 chromosome 6, MtrunA17r5.0-ANR, whole genome shotgun sequence genome encodes:
- the LOC25497272 gene encoding sorbitol dehydrogenase, with protein MGKGGMSVDDDVEQQNMAAWLVGLNTLKIQPFNLPSLGPHDVRIKMKAVGICGSDVHYLKTLRCADFIVKEPMVIGHECAGIIEEVGSQVKTLVPGDRVAIEPGISCWRCDHCKLGRYNLCPDMKFFATPPVHGSLANQIVHPADLCFKLPENVSLEEGAMCEPLSVGVHACRRANIGPETNVLIMGAGPIGLVTMLSARAFGAPRIVVVDVDDHRLSVAKSLGADDIVKVSTNIQDVAEEVKQIHNVLGAGVDVTFDCAGFNKTMTTALTATQPGGKVCLVGMGHSEMTVPLTPAAAREVDVVGIFRYKNTWPLCLEFLRSGKIDVKPLITHRFGFSQKEVEEAFETSARGGNAIKVMFNL; from the exons ATGGGTAAAGGTGGGATGtcagttgatgatgatgttgaacaACAGAATATGGCTGCTTGGCTTGTTGGTTTAAACACTCTCAAGATTCAACCTTTCAATCTTCCTTCTCTTG GACCCCATGATGTCAGAATTAAAATGAAGGCTGTTGGAATCTGTGGGAGTGATGTTCACTACCTCAAG ACACTGAGATGTGCAGATTTTATAGTTAAAGAACCAATGGTTATTGGTCATGAGTGTGCTGGGATCATTGAAGAAGTTGGTAGCCAGGTAAAGACTTTGGTACCGGGTGACCGTGTGGCGATCGAGCCTGGGATCAGTTGTTGGCGTTGTGACCATTGCAAACTCGGCCGATATAATCTATGCCCTGATATGAAGTTTTTTGCTACTCCGCCAGTTCATGGCTCACTCGCTAATCAG ATAGTTCATCCAGCAGACCTATGTTTTAAACTACCAGAAAATGTGAGCTTGGAGGAAGGGGCAATGTGTGAACCCTTAAGTGTTGGCGTTCATGCTTGTAGGCGAGCTAATATTGGACCAGAAACAAATGTGTTAATTATGGGAGCAGGACCTATTGGACTTGTTACAATGCTTTCGGCTCGTGCTTTTGGAGCACCTAGGATAGTCGTTGTGGATGTGGATGACCATCGTTTATCTGTTGCGAAGAGTCTTGGTGCAGATGATATTGTTAAAGTTTCAACAAACATTCAG GATGTAGCTGAAGAAGTGAAGCAAATTCATAATGTTCTGGGAGCTGGTGTGGATGTTACTTTTGATTGTGCTGGTTTTAACAAAACCATGACTACAGCATTGACTGCTACACAACCAGGTGGCAAAGTTTGTTTAGTGGGAATGGGTCATTCTGAAATGACTGTGCCACTCACCCCAGCTGCTGCAAG GGAAGTTGATGTAGTTGGCATTTTCCGATATAAGAATACATGGCCTCTTTGCCTTGAGTTTCTAAGGAGTGGCAAAATTGATGTAAAGCCACTTATAACTCATAGGTTTGGATTCTCACAAAAGGAAGTTGAAGAAGCCTTTGAAACTAGTGCTCGTGGTGGTAATGCAATTAAGGTCATGTTCAACCTttag